The following proteins come from a genomic window of Chaetodon auriga isolate fChaAug3 chromosome 16, fChaAug3.hap1, whole genome shotgun sequence:
- the crb3a gene encoding protein crumbs homolog 3a isoform X2, with amino-acid sequence MLDLMKWTQADAPKSQSALSWLCWSRVEMEACLDVLAIPGVVVGSVLLLVLSSNPAWGNYTALGSETPSNSTAGPNIAAIVAPTVILGVLAIGLAVLAWLLCVVKKKRQTEGTYRPSAEEQSGASSVAAPDALKLPKEERLI; translated from the exons ATGTTGGACCTGATGAAATGGACCCAAGCTGATGCCCCAAAGTCCCAGTCTGCCCTCAGTTGGCTCTGCTGGTCACGGGTAGAGATGGAAGCGTGTCTGGATGTGCTGGCCATACCTGGAGTTGTGGTTGGGAGTGTTTTACTGCTGGTACTGAGCAGTAATCCTGCGTGGG GGAATTACACTGCTCTTGGAAGTGAAACCCCTTCTAATAGCACTGCT GGGCCCAACATTGCAGCTATCGTGGCCCCTACGGTCATCCTGGGTGTTCTGGCCATAGGCTTGGCTGTTCTCGCCTGGCTTCTCTGcgtggtgaagaagaagagacagactgaagggACGTATAGACCCAGTGCTGAGGAGCAGTCTGGTGCAAGCAGTGTGGCTGCACCAGATGCACTTAAGTTACCAAAGGAGGAAAGACTCATTTGA
- the LOC143333849 gene encoding G-protein coupled receptor 183-like: MERNVSPPFNSTSLPTQLPLNTTINATVKPFSVFDGCEQQVEGILFDLTLQCINVVVGIPANLLVIAILIYNRKEPSTSDIFLGCLAFMDIYFGVKTPVTLLNLYHWQSKEVWSSIKFSYGVKDTSGPLFLSCICLDRFVAVLFPVKFGQLKHIKYRLGLSVLVFCLTFAYSAAKTVGGLPNFEKVFTGEILATFAWMVLCNVCILWALKKSHRAGKDEMHPTKKKAFKTVLYILGIIIYCYLPPVALFPFEDHYSPAVFRCYVQPVGFAFLNISSTIQPLVYLVRLDKVPFLSDTWVKKCCTCVSAESSKAQTAQNPPAQV, translated from the coding sequence ATGGAGAGAAATGTATCTCCACCATTCAACTCCACCTCTCTCCCGACTCAACTCCCTCTCAATACCACCATCAATGCCACAGTAAAACCCTTCAGCGTGTTTGACGGGTGTGAGCAACAGGTGGAGGGAATTCTCTTTGACCTCACCCTGCAGTGCATCAATGTAGTCGTGGGAATCCCTGCCAATTTACTTGTCATTGCAATCCTCATCTACAATCGCAAAGAGCCATCCACTTCGGACATATTCTTGGGCTGTCTGGCGTTCATGGACATCTATTTTGGTGTAAAGACCCCTGTCACCTTACTGAACCTTTATCACTGGCAGAGCAAGGAGGTGTGGTCCTCTATCAAGTTCTCCTACGGTGTGAAAGATACCAGCGGCCCGCTGTTTCTCTCCTGTATCTGCTTAGATCGCTTTGTGGCTGTGCTCTTCCCAGTTAAGTTTGGGCAGCTTAAACACATCAAGTACAGGTTAGGCCTTTCAGTGCTGGTATTCTGCCTCACCTTTGCCTACTCAGCAGCCAAGACTGTAGGAGGCCTCCCCAACTTTGAGAAGGTGTTCACAGGTGAGATCCTGGCGACATTCGCGTGGATGGTTCTGTGTAATGTGTGCATCCTGTGGGCCCTGAAAAAGTCCCATCGTGCAGGGAAAGATGAGATGCACCCCACAAAGAAGAAGGCCTTCAAGACAGTCCTCTATATCCTTGGTATCATTATATATTGCTACTTGCCACCTGTTGCGCTGTTTCCTTTTGAGGACCACTACTCCCCTGCTGTGTTCCGCTGCTATGTGCAACCAGTGGGATTTGCTTTCctcaacatcagcagcaccaTCCAGCCACTTGTCTATCTCGTTCGTCTGGACAAGGTGCCTTTCCTCTCAGACACCTGGGTGAAGAAGTGCTGcacctgtgtctctgcagagagcagcaaagCCCAAACAGCACAAAACCCACCTGCTCAGGTTTAA
- the tubb4bl gene encoding tubulin beta-4B chain gives MREIVHLQAGQCGNQIGAKFWEVISDEHGIDPTGTYHGDSDLQLDRISVYYNEATGGKYVPRAILVDLEPGTMDSVRSGPFGQIFRPDNFVFGQSGAGNNWAKGHYTEGAELVDSVLDVVRKEAESCDCLQGFQLTHSLGGGTGSGMGTLLISKIREEYPDRIMNTFSVVPSPKVSDTVVEPYNATLSVHQLVENTDETYCIDNEALYDICFRTLKLTTPTYGDLNHLVSATMSGVTTCLRFPGQLNADLRKLAVNMVPFPRLHFFMPGFAPLTSRGSQQYRSLSVPELTQQMFDAKNMMAACDPRHGRYLTVAAVFRGRMSMKEVDEQMLNVQNKNSSYFVEWIPNNVKTAVCDIPPRGLKMAATFIGNSTAIQELFKRISEQFTAMFRRKAFLHWYTGEGMDEMEFTEAESNMNDLVSEYQQYQDATAEEGEFEEEGEEEVA, from the exons ATGCGCGAAATTGTGCATTTGCAGGCCGGTCAGTGCGGAAATCAGATCGGAGCCAAG TTCTGGGAGGTGATCAGTGATGAGCATGGCATTGATCCCACCGGTACCTACCATGGTGACAGCGATCTGCAGCTCGACAGGATCAGCGTCTATTACAATGAGGCCACAG GTGGGAAGTATGTGCCCCGAGCCATCCTGGTGGATCTGGAGCCTGGCACGATGGACTCAGTGAGATCCGGTCCCTTCGGGCAGATCTTCAGACCCGACAACTTCGTCTTTG GTCAGAGCGGAGCTGGAAACAACTGGGCCAAGGGCCACTACACTGAGGGAGCCGAGCTGGTGGACTCCGTCCTGGATGTAGTGAGGAAAGAGGCTGAGAGCTGCGATTGCCTCCAGGGTTTCCAGCTCACTCACTCCCTGGGTGGGGGTACTGGCTCTGGCATGGGCACCCTGCTCATCAGCAAGATCCGCGAGGAGTACCCTGACCGCATCATGAACACCTTCAGCGTGGTGCCTTCTCCCAAGGTGTCCGACACTGTGGTGGAGCCATACAATGCTACTCTCTCTGTACACCAGCTGGTAGAGAACACAGATGAGACCTACTGTATTGACAATGAAGCTCTCTATGATATCTGCTTCCGCACCCTCAAGCTCACCACCCCCACTTATGGAGATCTCAACCATTTGGTGTCTGCCACCATGAGCGGGGTGACCACCTGTCTGCGTTTCCCTGGCCAGCTCAATGCTGACCTCCGTAAACTGGCTGTCAACATGGTGCCCTTCCCCCGTCTGCACTTCTTCATGCCAGGCTTCGCCCCCCTCACCAGCAGGGGCAGCCAGCAGTATCGCTCCCTGTCTGTGCCCGAGCTCACCCAGCAGATGTTTGACGCCAAGAACATGATGGCTGCCTGCGACCCACGTCACGGCCGCTACCTCACCGTGGCCGCAGTCTTCAGGGGCCGCATGTCCATGAAGGAGGTGGATGAGCAGATGTTGAATGTCCAGAACAAGAACAGCAGCTACTTTGTCGAATGGATCCCAAACAATGTGAAGACCGCCGTCTGTGACATCCCACCCCGTGGCCTCAAAATGGCTGCCACTTTTATCGGCAACAGCACGGCCATCCAGGAGCTGTTCAAGCGCATCTCCGAACAGTTCACCGCCATGTTCCGCCGTAAGGCCTTCCTCCACTGGTACACCGGTGAGGGCATGGATGAGATGGAGTTTACCGAGGCCGAAAGCAACATGAACGACCTGGTGTCCGAGTACCAGCAATACCAGGATGCCACCGCAGAGGAGGGCGAGtttgaggaagagggagaagaggaagttgCCTAA
- the LOC143334458 gene encoding nuclear factor 7, brain, with protein sequence MIMSLPEEDLTCPICCDIFTDPVLLSCSHSFCRSCLKRCWDRGLRDCPVCRKKTSKSSAPSNLALKNVCEAVLQVRSSQLEEDKMNCSLHGEKLKLFCLVDKQPICVVCQSSKLHKTHDCSPIEEAVLDYRDELSVSLKSLQDKLKSLKRIQTTSVDMFKYIKSQALETQRLIKSQFEQLYQVLYQEESERIAAVKREEEEKIAGMKDKMKELSAEMLSLTETIAAIQEQLKEDDMVLLKNFKSTQERGKSVALGSDDMSGLLIDVTKHLCNLKHRVWEKMLDHIDYTPVTLDPNTAHPCLILSDDLTSLHYSKQLSCCPDNPERFHISAEVVGMTALGSGSHHWVVETGSNQDWLLGVASLSIPRNAEIAARPENGFWTLCFRDGKFRAMTSPPTSLAVPRMPNHVKVQLDYNKGTVSFLDPADETLIYAFTHTFTEALIPYFYTQCVHPLRIMPEKVLVTMLHQ encoded by the exons ATGATCATGTCACTCCCAGAGGAGGATCTTACATGCCCAATATGCTGTGACATCTTTACGGACCCTGTTTTGCTGTCATGTAGTCACAGCTTCTGCAGGAGCTGTCTGAAGCGCTGCTGGGACAGAGGGTTACGTGATTGTCCAGTATGCCGGAAAAAAACCTCCAAGTCCAGTGCTCCCTCCAATTTGgctctgaaaaatgtctgtgaagcCGTTTTGCAGGTCAGGAGTTCACAGCTGGAGGAAGACAAGATGAACTGTAGTCTGCATGGGGAGAAGCTAAAACTCTTCTGTCTGGTTGATAAGCAGCCCATCTGTGTGGTGTGTCAATCTTCCAAACTGCACAAGACTCATGACTGCTCGCCAATAGAAGAGGCCGTGCTGGACTACAGG GATGAACTTTCTGTATCCCTGAAGAGCTTGCAAGATAAACTGAAAAGCCTCAAGAGAATTCAAACAACCTCTGTGGACATGTTCAAGTATATCAAG AGTCAGGCGCTGGAAACACAGAGACTGATCAAGAGCCAGTTTGAGCAGCTCTATCAAGTCCTCTACCAAGAAGAGTCAGAAAGAATAGCAGCTGTGAAacgggaagaagaagagaagattGCAGGGATGAAGGATAAGATGAAAGAACTTTCAGCCGAAATGCTGTCCCTCACTGAGACCATCGCAGCCATACAGGAGCAACTGAAAGAAGATGATATGGTCTTGCTGAAG AATTTCAAATCCACTCAGGAAAG AGGAAAAAGCGTTGCACTTGGTTCAGACGACATGTCTGGGTTACTGATTGATGTGACCAAGCATCTTTGCAACCTCAAGCACAGAGTCTGGGAGAAAATGCTGGACCATATTGACTATA CTCCTGTGACTTTGGACCCAAACACAGCACATCCCTGCCTCATCCTGTCCGACGacctcacttccctccactATTCAAAGCAGCTCAGCTGTTGCCCTGACAACCCGGAGCGCTTCCACATCAGCGCTGAGGTGGTTGGCATGACCGCGCTGGGTTCAGGAAGTCACCACTGGGTcgtggaaacaggaagtaatcAGGACTGGCTCCTGGGCGTGGCCTCTTTGTCTATACCTAGGAATGCTGAGATCGCCGCTCGGCCTGAGAACGGCTTCTGGACCCTGTGTTTCCGGGATGGAAAGTTCAGGGCCATGACATCGCCACCCACCTCACTGGCTGTTCCAAGAATGCCAAATCATGTCAAAGTGCAACTGGATTACAACAAAGGGACAGTGTCTTTTTTAGACCCTGCAGATGAAACACTCATTtatgcatttacacacacattcacagaagCTTTAATTCCGTATTTTTATACACAGTGCGTTCATCCATTGAGAATAATGCCAGAGAAGGTGCTTGTCACAATGTTGCATCAATAA
- the asf1ba gene encoding histone chaperone asf1b-A produces MAKVQVLNVAVLDNPSPFGNPFQFEITFECMEDLPEDLEWKIIYVGSAESEEYDQVLDSVLVGPVPAGRHMFVFQADAPNTGLIPESDAVGVTVVLITCTYRGQEFIRIGYYVNNEYTDPELRENPPIKPDYTQLQRNILASNPRVTRFHINWEGCAERMEDSENVDPTSNSMLPPSCLPGKAPPLGLLPDNSMDCL; encoded by the exons ATGGCGAAGGTACAGGTTTTGAATGTGGCAGTTCTAGATAACCCGAGTCCCTTTGGAAACCCCTTTCAGTTTGAAATAACGTTTGAGTGTATGGAGGATCTCCCAGAAG ATCTGGAATGGAAGATCATCTACGTTGGCTCAGCAGAAAGTGAAGAGTATGACCAAGTCCTGGACTCCGTCTTGGTTGGCCCAGTACCTGCTGGGAGacatatgtttgtgtttcag GCTGATGCCCCAAACACTGGATTGATTCCTGAAAGTGATGCTGTTGGTGTAACTGTAGTGCTGATTACCTGCACATACCGTGGCCAGGAGTTCATTCGCATTGGTTACTATGTGAACAATGAATACACAGACCCCGAGCTCCGAGAAAATCCACCGATCAAACCAGACTATACACAG CTCCAGAGAAACATTCTGGCATCAAACCCACGCGTTACCAGATTCCATATAAACTGGGAAGGCTGTGCAGAGCGAATGGAAGACTCAGAAAATGTGGATCCCACGTCAAACTCCAtgctccctccatcctgtctccCAGGCAAGGCCCCACCGTTGGGGTTACTACCAGACAACTCTATGGACTGCTTATAG
- the crb3a gene encoding protein crumbs homolog 3a isoform X1, producing the protein MLDLMKWTQADAPKSQSALSWLCWSRVEMEACLDVLAIPGVVVGSVLLLVLSSNPAWGESVTIPSSSALTHTRNYTALGSETPSNSTAGPNIAAIVAPTVILGVLAIGLAVLAWLLCVVKKKRQTEGTYRPSAEEQSGASSVAAPDALKLPKEERLI; encoded by the exons ATGTTGGACCTGATGAAATGGACCCAAGCTGATGCCCCAAAGTCCCAGTCTGCCCTCAGTTGGCTCTGCTGGTCACGGGTAGAGATGGAAGCGTGTCTGGATGTGCTGGCCATACCTGGAGTTGTGGTTGGGAGTGTTTTACTGCTGGTACTGAGCAGTAATCCTGCGTGGGGTGAGTCAGTAACCATCCCCTCATCctcagcactcacacacacaa GGAATTACACTGCTCTTGGAAGTGAAACCCCTTCTAATAGCACTGCT GGGCCCAACATTGCAGCTATCGTGGCCCCTACGGTCATCCTGGGTGTTCTGGCCATAGGCTTGGCTGTTCTCGCCTGGCTTCTCTGcgtggtgaagaagaagagacagactgaagggACGTATAGACCCAGTGCTGAGGAGCAGTCTGGTGCAAGCAGTGTGGCTGCACCAGATGCACTTAAGTTACCAAAGGAGGAAAGACTCATTTGA